In Pseudoxanthomonas indica, the following are encoded in one genomic region:
- a CDS encoding LacI family DNA-binding transcriptional regulator gives METPKKSVRRKSSSVTIDEVAKRAGVSPMTVSRVVNGQARVREDTRERVLRAVRELDYTPNLAASSLAAAQQTRIALIYTNPSGAYLRELLVGVLRVASRTAIQLVIDYWDDLDPASERKAARALIKRADAVILPPPLCESRAAISEFVRAGLPAVAISSGRYNEDVSCVRIDDFRAGKEMAEYLIENGHTRIGFIKGRPDLSASIHRYDGFVAALGEAGIAIDPALVQPGEFTYRSGLKATEKLLTQRHPPTAIIASNDDMGAAVISVAHRRGLDVPRDLSVVGFDDSSAATTVWPALTTIHQPIASMAGTAVDVLLRAIRRNDPGTRVLADHVVPHRLVVRDSVASPPRRR, from the coding sequence TTGGAAACCCCGAAGAAATCGGTCCGTCGCAAGAGCAGCAGCGTGACCATCGACGAGGTGGCCAAGCGCGCCGGCGTATCGCCGATGACGGTGTCGCGCGTGGTCAACGGCCAGGCGCGGGTACGCGAAGACACCCGCGAGCGCGTGCTGCGCGCGGTGCGCGAGCTGGACTACACGCCCAACCTGGCCGCCAGTTCGCTTGCCGCCGCCCAGCAGACCCGCATCGCCCTGATCTACACCAACCCCAGCGGCGCCTACCTGCGCGAACTGCTGGTAGGCGTGCTCCGTGTGGCCTCGCGCACGGCCATCCAGCTGGTGATCGACTACTGGGATGACCTCGACCCGGCTTCCGAACGCAAGGCCGCGCGGGCCCTGATCAAGCGTGCCGACGCGGTGATCCTGCCGCCGCCGCTGTGCGAATCGCGTGCGGCGATCAGCGAGTTCGTGCGCGCCGGCTTGCCGGCGGTGGCGATCTCCTCCGGGCGCTACAACGAGGATGTGTCGTGCGTGCGCATCGATGACTTCCGCGCCGGCAAGGAAATGGCCGAGTACCTGATCGAGAACGGCCACACCCGCATCGGCTTCATCAAGGGGCGGCCGGATCTGAGCGCCAGCATCCATCGCTACGACGGCTTTGTTGCCGCGCTCGGCGAGGCCGGCATCGCGATCGATCCGGCGCTCGTGCAACCCGGCGAGTTCACCTACCGCTCCGGCCTGAAGGCCACCGAGAAGCTGCTCACCCAGCGTCATCCGCCCACCGCAATCATCGCCAGCAATGACGACATGGGCGCGGCGGTCATTTCGGTGGCGCACCGGCGCGGGCTGGATGTGCCGCGGGATCTGTCGGTGGTCGGCTTTGATGACAGCTCGGCCGCCACCACCGTCTGGCCGGCCTTGACCACCATCCACCAGCCCATCGCCAGCATGGCCGGCACGGCGGTCGATGTGCTGCTGCGCGCCATCCGCCGCAACGATCCCGGCACGCGCGTGCTGGCCGATCACGTGGTGCCGCACCGCCTGGTGGTGCGCGATTCGGTGGCATCGCCGCCGCGGCGGCGATGA
- a CDS encoding sialate O-acetylesterase, giving the protein MAAPTMAQTPAPAPALLDALFQDHAVLQRDQPIRVWGQAQPGQRVAVQLAGRRTDARADSQGAWQASLPALPAGGPYTLSASSHGQEQHAGDVLIGDVWLCSGQSNMELPVWRTLDARSEIAGASNDHIRLLSVPQQGAAAPLASLPRDVRWQPVTPDSVREFSAACYYFARELQKSVGVPMGLIHASWGGSRIQAWMSGQALQRVGGYEEELAVLDRYARDPIDAINDWGQLWQRWWSRQPGVAHDDRPWSVTGIPAGDWQPAPDALGAWEHWGVPALADFNGMLWYRASMQLSAQQAAQAAVLVLGPADEIDMSWVNGRAVGSTYGADGDREYRLPAGLLHAGENAVVVNVLDTWRDGGLAGPASRHRLRLADGTQVPLQAWRYRRMSAEFASPPRAPWQTAGGMSTLYNGMIAPLGAPGLRGVLWYQGESNTGEAAHYAALLRALRSDWRGRFGTDVAWLIVQLAGFGMPPQSAGDSDWASLREAQRQVADEDPRSGLVVAIDIGDRYDIHPGNKQELGRRLARAARHVAYADAASASGPVPARVQRVGQDIVIDFDGVEGRLITYGAEEVMGLQLCGATTGHCRYARGSIRDHRLIVPITAATDEPAAASEGIAATRLRYCWADNPICNLFDASGLPAGPFEVPLPSAIKGEHTR; this is encoded by the coding sequence ATGGCCGCGCCAACCATGGCGCAGACGCCCGCGCCAGCCCCCGCCTTGCTGGATGCGTTGTTCCAGGATCACGCGGTGCTGCAGCGCGATCAGCCCATTCGTGTCTGGGGTCAGGCGCAGCCGGGACAGCGCGTGGCCGTGCAGCTGGCAGGCCGGCGCACCGATGCCCGGGCGGACAGCCAGGGTGCGTGGCAAGCCAGCCTGCCGGCGCTGCCGGCGGGCGGACCCTACACGCTCAGTGCCAGCAGCCACGGGCAGGAACAGCACGCGGGCGATGTGTTGATCGGCGATGTCTGGCTGTGCAGCGGCCAGTCGAACATGGAACTGCCGGTCTGGCGCACGCTCGATGCCCGTTCGGAAATCGCCGGCGCCAGCAATGACCATATCCGCCTGCTGAGCGTGCCGCAGCAGGGCGCCGCGGCGCCTCTGGCCAGCTTGCCGCGAGACGTGCGCTGGCAGCCGGTGACGCCGGACAGCGTGCGCGAGTTCTCCGCCGCCTGTTACTACTTCGCGCGCGAGCTGCAGAAGAGCGTCGGTGTTCCGATGGGCCTGATCCACGCGTCCTGGGGCGGCTCGCGCATCCAGGCGTGGATGAGTGGCCAGGCGCTGCAGCGTGTCGGCGGCTACGAGGAAGAACTGGCGGTGCTGGATCGCTACGCCCGCGATCCCATCGACGCCATCAACGACTGGGGGCAACTGTGGCAACGCTGGTGGAGTCGGCAGCCCGGCGTCGCCCACGATGACAGGCCGTGGTCGGTCACCGGCATCCCGGCCGGCGACTGGCAACCGGCGCCGGATGCGCTGGGCGCATGGGAACATTGGGGCGTGCCGGCGCTGGCGGACTTCAACGGCATGCTCTGGTACCGCGCGAGCATGCAGCTGAGCGCGCAGCAGGCCGCGCAGGCCGCGGTGCTGGTGCTTGGGCCGGCCGACGAGATCGACATGAGCTGGGTGAACGGCCGCGCGGTGGGCAGCACCTATGGTGCGGACGGTGATCGCGAGTACCGATTGCCGGCCGGACTGCTGCATGCCGGTGAGAACGCGGTGGTGGTCAACGTGCTGGACACCTGGCGCGACGGCGGACTGGCCGGTCCGGCGAGCCGGCACCGGCTGCGCCTGGCCGATGGCACGCAGGTGCCGCTGCAGGCGTGGCGCTATCGGCGCATGTCAGCGGAGTTCGCTTCGCCGCCACGTGCGCCCTGGCAGACGGCGGGCGGAATGTCGACGCTCTACAACGGAATGATCGCGCCACTGGGCGCGCCGGGGCTGCGCGGCGTGCTCTGGTACCAGGGCGAATCGAACACCGGCGAGGCCGCGCACTACGCCGCGCTGTTGCGCGCGCTGCGCAGCGACTGGCGCGGTCGCTTCGGCACCGATGTGGCGTGGCTGATCGTCCAGCTCGCCGGCTTCGGCATGCCGCCACAGTCCGCCGGCGACAGCGACTGGGCCAGCCTGCGTGAGGCGCAACGCCAGGTGGCCGACGAGGATCCGCGCAGCGGCCTGGTCGTGGCCATCGATATCGGTGATCGCTACGACATCCATCCAGGCAACAAGCAGGAACTCGGACGCCGCCTGGCGCGTGCGGCGCGGCACGTGGCGTACGCCGATGCCGCCTCCGCCAGCGGACCGGTGCCGGCGCGCGTGCAGCGCGTGGGGCAGGACATCGTGATCGACTTCGACGGCGTGGAAGGTCGCTTGATCACCTACGGCGCGGAGGAGGTGATGGGCCTGCAGCTCTGCGGCGCCACGACGGGCCATTGCCGTTATGCGCGCGGTTCAATCCGCGATCACCGGCTCATCGTGCCGATCACCGCGGCGACTGACGAACCCGCTGCGGCCTCCGAAGGCATTGCCGCCACCCGCTTGCGCTACTGCTGGGCTGACAACCCGATCTGCAACCTGTTCGATGCGTCGGGGTTGCCGGCCGGTCCATTCGAAGTTCCGTTGCCTTCCGCCATCAAGGGAGAACACACACGATGA
- the xylB gene encoding xylulokinase, with product MSLFAGIDAGTQSVKVVVYDAAARSVVASTSAPLELISGEDGSREQHPSDWVHAMQACFDRIDPAVRAQVAALAVSGQQHGFVPLDAQGHVLAPAKLWNDTSTTAECAAIMQAVGGAAQTIALAGNPILAGYTASKLPWTRKHRPEVYAKLAKILLPHDYLNFILTGAYFCEYGDASGTGWLDVRTRQWSKELLQATDGERDLSACLPPIAEPDALFDIAPLVAAQLGLATTVKVAVGGGDNMMAAIGTGCVSEGRLAMSLGTSGTLFAYADRPIVDDAGAWAAFCSSTGGWLPLICTMNCTVATEQVAKLFGFSTREGDVYIQATPPGADGLLMLPFLTGERTPDLPLGKGVLAGMDTDNMSPAHFYRAAMEGATYSLKYGYDAFVRAGMRFDRILLTGGGANSAAWRQMVADIFELPVEAPKQSEGAALGAALQALWALGNAQGETTTLRELADRHVTTDPQLAATPDPDRAAAYRASYQHFLQHLQAVTPLYRG from the coding sequence ATGAGTCTTTTTGCTGGCATCGATGCAGGCACGCAAAGCGTCAAGGTGGTGGTGTACGACGCCGCCGCGCGCAGCGTGGTGGCCAGCACCAGTGCACCACTGGAATTGATCAGTGGCGAGGACGGCAGCCGCGAGCAGCATCCCTCCGATTGGGTGCATGCGATGCAGGCCTGCTTTGATCGCATCGACCCGGCCGTGCGCGCGCAGGTGGCCGCGCTGGCGGTATCCGGCCAGCAGCACGGCTTTGTTCCGCTCGATGCACAGGGCCACGTGCTGGCGCCGGCCAAGCTGTGGAACGACACCAGCACCACCGCCGAATGCGCGGCGATCATGCAGGCCGTCGGTGGCGCGGCGCAGACGATTGCCTTGGCCGGCAATCCGATCCTGGCCGGGTATACCGCCTCCAAGCTGCCGTGGACTCGCAAGCATCGACCCGAGGTGTACGCCAAGCTCGCCAAGATCCTGCTGCCGCACGACTACCTCAACTTCATCCTGACCGGAGCGTACTTCTGCGAGTACGGCGATGCCTCCGGTACCGGCTGGCTCGATGTGCGTACCCGTCAATGGTCGAAGGAACTGCTGCAGGCCACCGATGGCGAACGTGATCTGTCGGCCTGCCTGCCACCGATCGCCGAACCGGATGCCCTGTTCGACATCGCGCCGCTGGTCGCCGCGCAACTGGGGCTTGCCACCACCGTCAAGGTGGCGGTGGGCGGCGGCGACAACATGATGGCGGCGATCGGTACCGGCTGCGTCAGCGAAGGCCGGCTGGCGATGAGCCTGGGCACCTCGGGCACGCTGTTCGCCTACGCGGATCGCCCGATCGTCGATGACGCCGGTGCATGGGCGGCGTTCTGCTCGTCCACCGGTGGCTGGTTGCCGCTGATCTGCACGATGAACTGCACCGTGGCCACCGAGCAGGTGGCCAAGCTGTTCGGCTTCAGCACGCGCGAAGGCGATGTGTACATCCAGGCCACGCCGCCCGGCGCCGATGGCCTGTTGATGCTGCCCTTCCTCACCGGCGAGCGCACGCCGGATCTGCCGCTGGGCAAGGGCGTGCTGGCCGGCATGGATACCGACAACATGAGCCCGGCACACTTCTATCGCGCGGCGATGGAAGGCGCCACCTACAGCCTCAAGTACGGCTACGACGCCTTCGTGCGCGCGGGCATGCGCTTCGATCGCATCCTGCTGACCGGCGGCGGCGCCAACAGCGCGGCCTGGCGGCAGATGGTCGCCGACATCTTCGAACTGCCGGTGGAAGCGCCGAAGCAGAGCGAGGGCGCTGCCCTGGGCGCCGCCTTGCAGGCGCTGTGGGCCTTGGGCAACGCGCAGGGCGAGACGACCACGCTGCGTGAACTGGCCGATCGGCACGTCACCACCGATCCGCAGTTGGCCGCCACCCCCGATCCCGACCGCGCCGCCGCCTATCGCGCGTCGTACCAGCACTTCCTGCAGCACTTGCAGGCCGTCACGCCGCTCTATCGCGGCTGA
- a CDS encoding glycoside hydrolase family 43 protein, which translates to MTLPQAVVRIAALLLMTFTASPLPAQEPAVAKFDWFQYSGQDEVFETLLPSGHYRNPILAGFHADPAITRVGDRYYLVNSSFTFFPGIPVFESTDLVNWKLLGHVIDRPSQLDFDGLSVSRGVFAPTISHHDGVFYVVTTAVDSGGNFIATARNPAGPWSDPVWLPGVEGIDPSLFFDDDGRAWLINNDVPATAPRYDGHRAIWMQQIDLATLKPTGPRRVLLDGGVDPSTNPIWIEGPHLFKHEGWYYLTCAEGGTGPQHSQVVLRSRTLDAPFTPYAHNPILTQRDLPDDRPHPVTNAGHADLVQTPGGDWWAVFLASRNYDRVHYNTGRETFLLPVTWREGWPVILDAGKTIPYIVPAPAGVVASASSSTGNFSWRDDFDARPLKSEWYFVRVPDRAWADLQSTPGWLSVQAGEVGLDTLHNPHFLARRQQHTRFQASTQMAWPSANVDAGLAAFQNEQYWYALGIRQRGDRGEVYLERNRGGVRQVLASQAIDRHAIVQLLINADGGRYDFGFDLGNGAQWLQRDVDGSVLSTDVAGGFVGASLGPYAILRAASGNKREP; encoded by the coding sequence ATGACCCTGCCACAGGCTGTTGTTCGCATCGCCGCCCTGCTGCTGATGACATTCACCGCGTCGCCGTTGCCGGCGCAGGAACCGGCCGTGGCGAAGTTCGACTGGTTCCAGTACAGCGGTCAGGACGAGGTCTTTGAAACGCTTTTGCCGTCCGGGCACTACCGCAATCCGATCCTGGCCGGCTTCCACGCCGATCCCGCCATCACCCGCGTCGGCGATCGCTATTACCTGGTCAATTCCAGCTTCACCTTCTTCCCGGGCATCCCGGTGTTCGAGAGCACTGACCTGGTCAACTGGAAGCTGCTGGGCCATGTCATTGATCGCCCTTCGCAGCTGGACTTCGACGGCCTGTCGGTGTCGCGCGGTGTGTTTGCGCCGACCATCAGCCATCACGATGGGGTGTTCTACGTGGTCACCACGGCGGTGGACAGCGGCGGCAACTTCATCGCCACCGCCCGCAACCCGGCAGGCCCCTGGTCGGATCCGGTGTGGTTGCCGGGCGTCGAGGGTATTGATCCCTCGCTGTTCTTCGACGATGACGGGCGCGCCTGGCTGATCAACAACGACGTGCCCGCCACAGCACCGCGTTATGACGGTCATCGCGCGATCTGGATGCAGCAAATCGACCTCGCCACGCTCAAGCCGACCGGTCCGCGCCGCGTGCTGCTGGATGGCGGCGTGGATCCTTCCACCAATCCCATCTGGATCGAAGGCCCGCACCTGTTCAAGCACGAGGGCTGGTACTACCTGACCTGCGCCGAAGGCGGCACCGGTCCGCAGCATTCGCAGGTGGTGCTGCGCAGCCGCACGCTCGATGCACCGTTCACGCCTTACGCGCACAACCCGATCCTGACCCAGCGCGATCTGCCCGATGATCGCCCGCATCCGGTGACCAATGCCGGCCATGCGGATCTGGTGCAGACGCCGGGTGGCGACTGGTGGGCGGTGTTCCTGGCCAGCCGCAATTACGATCGCGTGCACTACAACACCGGCCGCGAAACCTTCCTGTTGCCGGTGACCTGGCGCGAGGGCTGGCCGGTGATCCTGGACGCGGGCAAGACGATTCCGTACATCGTTCCCGCTCCAGCCGGCGTGGTGGCGTCGGCGAGCAGCTCCACCGGCAATTTCAGCTGGCGTGACGACTTCGACGCGCGCCCGCTGAAGTCCGAGTGGTACTTCGTGCGCGTGCCGGATCGCGCGTGGGCGGATCTGCAGTCCACGCCCGGCTGGCTGAGCGTGCAGGCGGGCGAAGTCGGTTTGGATACGCTGCACAACCCGCACTTCCTGGCGCGCCGGCAACAGCACACGCGCTTCCAGGCCAGCACCCAGATGGCCTGGCCATCGGCCAATGTGGACGCCGGCCTGGCGGCCTTCCAGAACGAGCAGTACTGGTACGCGCTGGGCATACGCCAACGTGGCGATCGCGGCGAGGTCTATCTGGAACGCAACCGTGGCGGCGTCCGCCAGGTGCTGGCCTCGCAGGCGATCGACCGGCACGCGATTGTGCAGTTGCTGATCAACGCCGACGGTGGCCGCTACGACTTCGGCTTCGACCTCGGCAACGGCGCGCAATGGCTGCAGCGCGACGTCGACGGCAGCGTGTTGAGCACGGACGTGGCCGGCGGGTTTGTCGGCGCCTCGCTGGGGCCGTACGCGATCCTGCGTGCGGCCAGCGGGAACAAGCGCGAGCCGTGA
- the xylA gene encoding xylose isomerase: MSTQPFIGAKEYFPGIGRIPFEGRGSDNPLAFKVYDADKKIGGKSMKDHLKFAVCYWHTFCNAGHDPFGPGTRHFPWEAGAPMATAEAKVDAAFELFTKLGVPYWCFHDIDLAPDADDIGQYEKNLKHMVGLAKQRQDATGMKLLWGTANLFSHPRYMNGASTNPDFNVVARAAVQVKNALDATVELGGEHYVFWGGREGYASLVNTQMKREVDHFARFLTMARDYGRSIGLKGNFLIEPKPMEPMKHQYDFDSATVAGFLQQHGLEKDFKLNIEANHATLSGHTFEHDLQVASDHGLLGSIDANRGNAQNGWDTDQFPVDLYDTVGAMMVVLRQGGLEGGLNFDAKVRRESTDMEDLFIAHIGGMDSFARGLEVAHALLNDSPWEKWRTERYASFDSGAGKDFADGKLALTDLHALASKAGEPKQISGKQERYENLINQYLLR; encoded by the coding sequence ATGAGCACGCAGCCCTTCATCGGCGCCAAGGAATACTTCCCCGGCATCGGCCGCATCCCGTTCGAGGGCCGCGGCTCCGACAATCCCCTGGCCTTCAAGGTCTATGACGCCGACAAGAAGATCGGCGGCAAGTCGATGAAGGATCACCTCAAGTTCGCGGTCTGCTACTGGCACACCTTCTGCAACGCCGGCCACGATCCGTTTGGCCCCGGCACCCGCCATTTCCCCTGGGAAGCCGGTGCGCCGATGGCCACGGCCGAGGCCAAGGTCGATGCGGCCTTTGAACTATTCACCAAGCTCGGCGTGCCGTACTGGTGCTTCCACGATATCGATCTGGCGCCGGACGCCGACGACATCGGCCAGTACGAGAAGAATCTCAAGCACATGGTGGGCCTGGCCAAGCAACGCCAGGACGCCACCGGCATGAAGCTGCTGTGGGGTACGGCCAACCTGTTCTCGCATCCGCGCTACATGAACGGTGCATCGACCAACCCGGACTTCAACGTGGTCGCGCGCGCGGCGGTGCAGGTCAAGAACGCGCTCGACGCCACGGTCGAGCTGGGCGGCGAGCATTACGTGTTCTGGGGCGGCCGCGAAGGCTATGCCTCGTTGGTCAACACGCAGATGAAGCGCGAGGTGGATCATTTCGCCCGCTTCCTGACCATGGCGCGTGACTACGGCCGCAGCATCGGTTTGAAGGGCAACTTCCTGATCGAACCCAAGCCGATGGAGCCGATGAAGCACCAGTACGACTTCGACAGCGCCACGGTCGCCGGCTTCCTGCAGCAGCACGGCCTGGAAAAGGACTTCAAGCTCAACATCGAAGCCAACCATGCCACCTTGTCCGGCCACACCTTCGAACACGATCTGCAGGTGGCCTCGGATCACGGCCTGCTCGGCAGCATCGACGCCAACCGTGGCAATGCGCAGAACGGCTGGGATACCGATCAGTTCCCGGTGGATCTGTACGACACCGTCGGCGCGATGATGGTGGTGCTGCGCCAGGGCGGGCTGGAAGGTGGCCTGAACTTCGACGCCAAGGTGCGCCGTGAATCCACCGACATGGAAGATCTGTTCATCGCCCACATCGGTGGCATGGATTCGTTTGCGCGCGGCCTGGAAGTCGCGCACGCGCTGCTCAACGATTCACCCTGGGAAAAGTGGCGCACGGAGCGCTATGCCAGCTTTGACAGCGGCGCCGGCAAGGACTTTGCCGACGGCAAGCTGGCCCTGACCGATCTGCATGCGCTGGCCAGCAAGGCCGGCGAGCCCAAACAGATCAGCGGCAAGCAGGAGCGTTACGAGAATCTGATCAACCAGTACCTGCTGCGTTGA
- a CDS encoding SMP-30/gluconolactonase/LRE family protein: MLRIPVRLLTLSLTVALLSCTAKEPTAPTTSPTSAEKPETEAATETKTESPLQAYLPEFHQQIAADAKVEQIADGFTWSEGPAWLANQQALLFTDVPANTLYRWSQRDGLQVLLKPSGFVGQDDGSLREAGANGLFAEPAGTVLLADSGNRLLARLDPVSKQKTVLAERYQGKRFNSPNDAVRRADGRIYFTDPPYGLAGIEKSPLRELAFSGVFRLDPDGSVHLIEDGLHFPNGVALSPDGNTLYVANSDPDQPIWMVYSLDANGAVTARRELANARDLLGEGVAGLPDGLTVAADGTLFASAPGGLLVMRADGTRLGRLLTGAAVSNAEFGDDGTLYLTSHQRVLRVPVKAKGQASPPRD; encoded by the coding sequence ATGCTGCGTATTCCGGTTCGCCTGCTGACCCTGAGCCTCACCGTCGCCTTACTGTCGTGCACGGCGAAGGAACCCACTGCGCCGACGACGTCACCGACGTCAGCGGAGAAACCGGAGACAGAGGCGGCGACGGAGACGAAGACGGAATCTCCGCTGCAGGCCTACCTGCCCGAGTTCCACCAGCAAATCGCAGCCGATGCCAAGGTCGAGCAGATCGCCGATGGTTTCACCTGGTCCGAAGGTCCCGCGTGGCTGGCCAACCAGCAGGCGCTGTTGTTCACCGACGTGCCCGCCAACACGCTCTATCGCTGGAGCCAGCGCGATGGCCTGCAGGTGCTGTTGAAGCCTTCCGGTTTCGTCGGCCAGGACGACGGCAGCCTGCGCGAGGCGGGCGCCAATGGCTTGTTCGCGGAACCTGCGGGCACGGTGCTGCTGGCCGACTCCGGCAATCGCCTGCTGGCGCGTCTTGACCCGGTCAGCAAGCAGAAGACCGTGCTCGCCGAGCGCTACCAGGGCAAGCGCTTCAACAGTCCCAACGATGCGGTGCGGCGCGCCGATGGGCGCATCTACTTCACCGATCCGCCGTATGGACTTGCTGGCATCGAGAAGTCGCCGCTGCGGGAGCTCGCTTTCAGCGGCGTGTTCCGGCTCGATCCGGACGGCAGCGTGCACCTGATCGAAGACGGCCTGCACTTCCCCAACGGCGTGGCGCTGTCACCGGACGGCAATACCCTGTACGTGGCCAACTCCGATCCGGATCAGCCGATCTGGATGGTGTACTCCTTGGACGCGAACGGCGCAGTAACCGCGCGGCGCGAACTGGCCAATGCGCGCGATCTGCTCGGCGAAGGAGTGGCCGGCCTGCCCGATGGCCTGACCGTCGCGGCAGACGGCACCTTGTTCGCCAGCGCCCCCGGTGGGCTGCTGGTGATGCGCGCCGATGGCACCCGCCTGGGCCGGCTGCTGACCGGCGCGGCGGTTTCGAATGCCGAGTTCGGCGACGACGGCACCCTGTACCTCACCTCGCACCAGCGCGTGCTGCGCGTGCCGGTGAAGGCGAAAGGCCAGGCGTCGCCGCCGCGCGACTGA
- a CDS encoding endo-1,4-beta-xylanase has product MLMLLAAPLHARDAANSLKASFRDDFLVGVAVNDDIVRGRDPASLKLLERHFNAITAENVMKAEVLHPQQDRWDFSAADAFVEFGRKRRLFVVGHTLVWHNQTPDWFFRDANGQPNQRDAQIERMRQYIEKVAGRYAGRVDAWDVVNEVIDDDGSYRDTSWVRAVGDGDLLVQQAFRFAQQYAPGTELYYNDFNAWRPEKRDGIVRMVRKLQAAGIRIDGIGMQGHWGLNYPATADIEAAIDAYAALGLKVMITELDVDVLPLTREGQVIGTVMAHKQFQLPEFKRYLDPYQQGLPVEVQQRLAERYAELFRIFHRKRAVIARVSLWGVHDGMSWKNDYPVPHRTNHPLLFDRQRQPKPALAAVLSVATESATTSSSIAAPPPTVAATP; this is encoded by the coding sequence ATGCTCATGCTGCTGGCCGCACCACTGCACGCGCGCGACGCCGCGAACAGCCTGAAGGCGAGTTTCCGCGACGACTTCCTGGTCGGCGTGGCGGTGAACGACGACATCGTCCGTGGCCGCGACCCGGCCTCACTGAAACTGCTGGAGCGGCATTTCAACGCCATCACCGCCGAGAACGTCATGAAGGCCGAGGTGCTGCATCCACAGCAGGATCGCTGGGACTTCAGCGCCGCCGACGCCTTCGTGGAGTTTGGCCGCAAGCGCAGGCTGTTCGTGGTCGGGCACACGCTGGTCTGGCACAACCAGACCCCGGACTGGTTCTTCCGCGACGCCAACGGCCAGCCCAACCAGCGCGATGCGCAGATCGAGCGCATGCGCCAGTACATCGAGAAAGTGGCTGGACGCTATGCCGGCCGCGTCGACGCCTGGGACGTGGTCAACGAAGTGATCGACGACGACGGCAGCTACCGCGACACCAGCTGGGTGCGTGCGGTAGGCGATGGTGATCTGCTGGTGCAGCAGGCCTTCCGTTTTGCCCAGCAATACGCGCCCGGCACCGAGCTGTACTACAACGACTTCAACGCCTGGCGACCGGAGAAGCGCGACGGCATCGTGCGCATGGTCAGGAAGCTGCAGGCCGCGGGCATCCGCATCGACGGCATCGGCATGCAGGGGCATTGGGGCCTGAACTATCCAGCCACCGCCGATATCGAAGCCGCGATCGATGCCTACGCCGCACTCGGCCTGAAGGTGATGATTACCGAGCTGGATGTGGACGTGCTGCCACTGACCCGCGAAGGCCAGGTGATTGGCACGGTGATGGCGCACAAGCAGTTCCAGTTGCCGGAGTTCAAGCGCTACCTGGACCCTTATCAGCAGGGGCTGCCTGTCGAGGTGCAGCAGCGCCTGGCCGAACGCTACGCCGAGCTGTTCCGGATCTTCCACCGCAAGCGCGCTGTCATTGCGCGGGTGAGTCTGTGGGGCGTGCACGACGGCATGTCGTGGAAGAATGACTATCCAGTGCCCCATCGCACCAACCATCCGCTGCTGTTTGACCGCCAGCGCCAGCCCAAGCCGGCGCTGGCAGCGGTGCTGAGCGTGGCGACCGAATCCGCGACAACGTCGTCCAGCATCGCGGCGCCACCTCCCACCGTCGCCGCGACACCCTGA